The nucleotide window TGTGTCCAAATTTGgccaattttacattttttcccccccccaaaccgATACTATTGATCAGTTTCATTGCGGGtgtgttatattattattttctttattttttatttttattatatatatatatatatatatatatatatatatatatatatatatatataatttttttttacaaattactgaccgatcacaagtgttgaaaataaatattaatacaataacttaaaaaaacaaaataataacaaaaatagatttttaatttaataataataataatactaataataataataataataataataatgatggttTTGGAGATGCGAGGATTCCACCTGACAAACAATTAACTTACTCCCtacaaaaaatgaattaaagtaaaataacaCAGTAGTTAGTGTGCATGTAAGACAAAATTGTTACACCTCAACTATGTAACATTGCagttcataaaaacaaaacctgatTAGTTCATATTTGATATCCAAATCTGTCCTTGCTACAGTGCTTTGTTCTCTTCAAAGGTAGTCTTCTTCACAGCATGTCGACATAACAATACGCTTGTGCAACTGTCTATTTTTTGTGGTCATGAAAGTCTTGTAGCATCGATCTGgtcaacaaaacacaaaaatgttgttgaCCTCCCTGGAGGGAAAGATGTGAAGCTGTGTGAGCGGAGAAGATTGAAAGACGAGTGGTGGAGGGACGTGTGGGTGGCTGCACATAATCTCCACACCAGAAGGCGCCGCCGCGTTGCCGTCTCGGGGGCGGTTGCCAGGCAACAGCATCCCTCACCAAAAgggatttattatgttttttatggGTGCTCAGCAAGCCCTAAGCGGCGTCGTGGTGTTGCCGGAGCCGCCAAACGTTGATGCTCAGTGTCCCCCGGCGGTGGTACGTTCACCGGCACGGCGAAGACGGGAAGCGGGTCGTTGGGTTACACCAGTTCGTCCAGCAGGGTTCCGATGCTGTGGTGCTCAGGGGGGCCGGCGATGGGCTTGTTGCACATGGGGCAAACGCAGCGCACCTCCAACCACTTGACAAGACACCTGCAGACACGCATAACATCAGTCGGCACACGCAACAGTGGTGAGCTCGAGACCAAGGACAAACTGTGACCCTGTATCCGGTTTTGAGACTTCAAATATTGTACTGCATTACTTTGTAttaaaccacaaaaacatgacGCGATTGTCATGGAAGAAGCGGATTTGTACAAACAGGGGAAACGGATGACAATTAAAGAGAGAGTGACGATATGTTGGCAATAATCGATCACCCAATTCACTGATTGGGCCTGTGCAATTTGGCGACGGACACTCTCCACGCTTTGCTTTCTAGTCACAGATACACAATAGAAATCTCTGAATATTATGGGAAAACACAATCTGCGCTCAGCGACCATCCCTTTTGCTGAAAtaatactttattattattattattattattattatatactttGCTTGTCCTGTCATTTTccaaatctgtaaaaaaaaattaggccaACTCATTTTGTACTACTGGGCAGTATAAGCACCACTGTAAACGCAACTAAGTCATCTctgtcatctagtggtgaatggtgatattacaacttaaaaacacAGTTGATGCATAGTATTCAcagttcagatttttatttttgttcaacatttgtgatttttttttatttatttattttttttttacaggatttTTTTCCACAGCCCATTTACCCCACATTTTTTCATGGACGACGTATATACAACAATTACCAGCCTTATttgaggaattttttttttttttggggggggggggggggttgttaactcatttgctccccaaaacatataaatacattctattttaaatgttttaagtggcccaaagacatatttatacatttctttgttttttatgctagagcatactgaaggctttgatgcagcctctcaactgcagtgaatgggtgaaaaaaatggtagtaattaaaaaaacggccagcagatggcagcagagtaaaatagatcaaccagggccatgttgaaaacaagctgtttccccacaattctaaacagatttgtgaataatgatgaaacttagctatactataatgctaattgctgccaaacggaaacaggtaaaaatatacttttttttttttttttcctgatgaaagaagaggctatAATCGTTCTTAtggtaggctccatgtttttatagcaaaagaacataatagtctgtgggctttgcaggatcagccaaaatccagtaaaacagctggaagcgtagggggttgcttcagtcaaaatggctgggagtgaatgagttaataaataaataaataaataaatacaattaaaaattttggggaaaaattaaTCAAGGGGCCACTAGAGTTTGGTCCGACAGTTGACCATCCCTGACATAgaatattaatttttaaaatattataatCAGCTCTCAGCAAAATGCAGTCCACTGCAAACTAATGGATGTTTTCATCAACccaaacaaataattaaattcAAATAAACTTCTTTTAAtgtatccattcattttctttgttATAAACACTCTGAAcaggtcgccagccaattgcagcgaatgttttttggaatgtgggagttaCCTGGGAACTACGAGGCACTGCATGGGCGATATAttgaaaatgtacaatttatttttatttaatttagtgCAATTCAAGACAAATTTGAACCTGTGTTGAGATATTAATACTGTTCTAAATCCACGAAAATACACAAAAGAGACAAGCTCCAAATTATGTCGTCATTACTTTGTAGAGCGGAAACTTACCCCGACAACAGACACAATGGACGTCGACAGCGAGACTATTTTTAGCGATTAGCAGCGGAAGTTGCCGAAATCCTAAAAGAGCACAACTCAGCTTCTatgattacccccccccccccaaaaaaaataaataaatagtttttacATAACAATGGAGGTGAATGAATATTTGCCTAATGGTTGATTCCCTGCTTACAAGGAAAGACAAgtgatataaataaaaaaaacgacagccTGTACTTGTGTACTCACTTTCGATGGAAAGCATGTTGGCATGGCAACACTCCCAGCTCGTCTTTCACTTTAAAGTCCTCCAGACACACCGCACACGTCTGCTGCGTGAATGACAGACAGCACACTCAGCACCCGTTTTCCTCATTTATTCCCTTTATTTTTGCACAGAAGAACAAATCCTTATGCGACATTGCATTCTTACCCCGTGCACATTCAACCTCTTTGGATCTCCTTTCAAAACCACCTGgacagtcacacacacacattacacaTACTTGAATGACAGAAAATGGAGAAGACGTAATAAGAAGTGTTGAATGTACCTCTCGGTATCCAAACCGCTCACTCTGGGCTTGGTGTCGAAGTTTGCTTTTGGAGAAAGAGCAAAACACATTattattcaatatttttgagtcAGTTGTACTGTAATGTGAAAGAAATGTGGTTGAATAGTTTCCACAAATGCTGCAAAAGGGGCTTACTTTTAGCAGGTCTCCAATAAAAGACGATTTGATACTTATTTTGATAGTGTGATGTGATTCGGGGTTGGTTCATTTTAAAGTGAAGTGATTCAAATCAGTTCAGTTCAGTGCGATTCCAATTTGATTCGATAGGGAACGGCTGAATTTGAGAGAGAATGATGCAATGAGTTTTTTGTTGCACCCACGCTGGATGGTGAAAACCCAAAAGCTTGGCAATTTATTGTCAGGGCACCTGTTGAGGGTACCTGCTTCTGATTGGGGCTCATTTAGGCAAATGCCCTCAATGAAATTTGTCAAAGTATGAGGCCAGGAATTCATCCAAAATGTCTGCTCCAAACCAAAACGGCCAACTTCCTGTACAAATTCCCACTGTATCAATCCACCATTCAAGCTGTTCACATTTTGACCCAGCTAATGAGCAGTGTAAGCTGAATTGAGTCAATTGAATCCACGCGCCACCCACAAAGGCAACAATGGCGAGATGCTTATCACTGTGCGCGCCGTGTCTGATTTAGCAGTTATTTATATACTACTAAACATAGATACGCGAGCGTCTGGGATTGTCAGACCTCGTGCTGCCGCAAGTCCAAGTCCAAATCCCGTGTTGCTGAGTGACCGTTTCAAGAAGGGAAATAACAATTATTGGCTGTTTTTGTCATTGGGCTTATTGTTTGCGCTGATTGCTGCGAGCGAACCTCCACACGGAACAATGCGAGGATGCAGCTTTCACATGCGTGCGGGGTTCCCATGCCGAGAGGACCATGAGAAGTGGGTTACAGCATGGAAGGGGGCATGCTGGACATTTCTGCAGCTATTGTGTGCaacaattgaaattgaaaatgttcTCCTAAATACCTTCTCTGGATGTTAATATTTGTCTGCAGAACTTAATGCTTGTTAGTCAAACAAGATCCCACCAACAACCCCACTTTGTGTTCAAATGTAGATgatcatgttttcttttttgatttCATGTAAAAGGGGACTAAAACATGGGGGACTACATAAAGACTTCTTTTCCCCCCCACCACATACCATGCAGTTGACTCTGGACTGTGGAGGAACCTGTCGGAGGGATAACGGGAAAGCTGCCCCCTCCCCGACAAAGAGTGGCATTCATCACTGCACATTCATCACATGAATCAGTCGCTCGTATAAATGAAGCTTTTTGGTCGCCCTCCTTGCCTGCACTTCCATCAGCATGCTAATGTGCACACAGGAAACGACTCACCGCTGATGACTCATGATGAAGCGATCATACAAGGATTTTATACCTGACAAACAATTGAGGGGTCTCTGCAGCTTTGAATATCTTTACTTGTAACAAGTGTGGCTGATGTTGAAGCAGaggaatttattttttcatacatGGAGTCAAAATGAGAGCATTTCCTCAAAACGTGACTCATTAACTAATGAATCGACTAGTCGATGAGTTGCCTTACTACTCCGCATCAACATTTCCCGCTTGATATTTACTTATAAGTTATGGTGCGTTTGTATTGGTTCCTATGCCTGTCTGTTAAATATGTCTTTAAAAGTCTTTGAAACCAGTCTGTGGTGCTAAAACAATTGGGGGCCACTGTACTGTGCTGAAACATATCAATGACATGATCGATTAATTGACTTCACTGACTCAACTGTGCAGAGAGAATTACTGTAcggtatctagctagctagctaaccaaaACTGATGCTTTGTTGTCATTAGCatcttatctatctatctatctatctaaaacTGTTTTGTTAtcagcctctctctctctctctctctctctcacactcactcactcactcactctctcatCTGACGGAAGTCTGTTATAACAAAatgcaggtattttttttatgtactcccactgctttgtttattttctgCATGTTTCCTCAATCCTTTCAACGCACAGACTGACATCTCAGCCGAAGGCTTCCTGTTGCCTCACTTCCTGTTAccctcttcctcttttttttctttctctgcccccccccccaaatcttGCCTCCCACATGGAACCAACAATGTTGTAAAATTTCCAACACTGTGTCCTCACCTGATGAAATAACAGCAGAAGATGAGGCTGAGGATGAAGACGAAGATGCCCGTGCCGAAGATGACCATGTAGATGTTGAGCGGCAGGTCCTGGAAGGTGATGGGCGGCATGGCGCACGACTTGTTGGTATAATCCAGAGCCAGACCACAGAAGCAGCCTACGTGAGGACAGAGAGGCCACTTAACATATTGAATTTCCCTCCAGGTACTCCTAATTAGCATGGTCAATTAAAATGAAGCTAATTAAATGTGAGCATGTCAAGGGGATGGAAATAAGAAAGTGAGACTCCACTGTACTGGAAGGAACACATCAGGAGAAGGAGCGGGAGTGATTTTGTCAGCAATAAGTGGATGTCATTGGACAGGGCATTTATGGAGTTACATTTTCAATGAGCTAAAGTGCCATCTAAACATATCAACTTCTATCTGATCATTCACCCTTATTCCACAAGAGATCCAGCGCAGGGGGTCAACAAGAGAACAAATTATCAATACCTCTGATTACATAACAGTAATACAAAGTTTTAAGTTGTCTCGGTGTACGCTTCACCTTACGCCACACTCCCTTATGACTGCACTAACCATTGTTTTCAAGTCTTGAACTCTGCCACAAACAGATGGTGTCTCCATTACAAGAACACTCCTTTGTCTCATCACGCTTTACTTTGAATCCTGAGCGCTCTTCGCTCAAGCACAAAAGAAATCATCACCGTAATGCCAAGGTTACAGGAAGAACACTTGGTTTGGGGTGACGActgaatgtcaaaatgaggAATTCATAGCTGGCCTGGTGTAGCAAAAGTGATGTTTGCTACATCGAGGTCTGTTGACCATGTcaacaataattaataatttccTGATAGAGGCACGCACCTGCTACTTGGAAAGACTCAAAGTCAATATGTGACAGCAGGGTTTAAGATGCATGCATAGGCCAGTTATTGAAGGGATCAATCAATACATGCATGTGTGGATGGATGCAAGATTGGATGGACAAACAGATTGTAAATATAAGGTTAGAGTACTATGTGGATGACCAGGTGCATTGGTAGATCTGCATGTTCCCTCCAAGCTCTGGTTTTCCTcccattttgcaaaaataatgcATATCTGATTGATTGAagattctaaattgtccataggtatcAACGTGGCCAAATTGTTTATACAAatcacaaagaaaaacaaccacTCATACTCCAAAATTTAAGGTAATGGGGCAGTTGATTTGCATGTCTTGTCAtccacataaaaatgtaaattgtacATACAGCAGTGGACCTATAGAAGGCAAATTTGGGGGACACCTATTGAGAGAAAAAATACATTCACTTTGGGGCACAACTTTTCAGACACAAAGATAAGAGGAAGAGAGCAaatgatggacggacggacagacagacagacgatggatggatggatggatggatggatgctagtTTTCACAGAGAACACTAACAGTAGTGGACCCAAAGATAAAAGAGAGACATGAATAAATGATGGATACAAGACTGGATCGATGCATGCCTGGTTGGAATAATATAAAGATCAATGACAAAGGGATAAGACGAAAGATAATTAAATGGATGGTGGctggatgaatggatagatgGTGACCTTTATCAGCCCGAGTTCTTGTCTTGGTGCTCACTTTCAAATATATCATGGTCTTGCCTCCCTCTCCATccacacaacaaaaataacatgtTGCATTTAAACTCCCACCTCCCTGGCCAAAATTGAAGCTCCGAGTGGATCGATAGCGGACGCCTCTGCGCTTCATTCTTCTCCGAATGAGCTATTAATCGGCGctcatcagcgggctgccggtCGACATCCACGCAAGCAACAACTTCATTACCCGACGCGGGGACGTGATCACCACTGGCAACGACGTGCGCACATACAAATAAATGAACACTTAATAGACAAGGTGGCGGCATATGAGCTGACGACACCTGCGAGgctactgcacacacacaacaaatctGGGTCAAGCGTACTGCACGTTCTAACCTTATCAACCGCTCTCGACACGCATGAGTGCACGCATGTTCTTCATCCACCTTTGTCTGCATGGGTAGCTATGTGTGTGCTATTTTGCAGAGGCtgcaaaagtactcacacttTGTAGAAGTACCGTAACTTgtaccaaaaaaacacccagtaaaagaaaaggaaaagtgCTGATTCAACTCTTGTTAAAGGGCAAGTCAAAAaagttctttacaataatatgttccatgcaacccattagtctaaaaatgacattctgattcatattgggtttgtggaaaatgaattataagcagcaaaatccaatctGCTTTTATGCATATCAGGTGAGGCCATTTTGCCAGGGTAACAACATGACAAGCTGAgctcttatgctgcattcgaggaatgtCGGAAGTCGGATTTTTCCCAGGTGGCGTGGCGAATGTAAGCGCCCGTGGAATCgtggcgaaagtaaacaatcaaaatggtggatagtgataaattattttttgttttcgtcCTCAAACCACATTTTGACTTCCAGCAAACTTGCTTTCtcgcaattttgtttcatttattgtttttatcttatttcagaagcattccatacagttcagtagttcaccgtataatttcatgcaaggagatagcggcatattgTCATGCACATTGTGTTAtgtgaagttatgttgaatatttatgaatgaagaaagctatctagatttatactcgagtaaattgtcgAAATTCCCTCTGACTTCACAATTGGGATATCTGAGTTCCTGTACAGACGTCCTGGTTTGAAGTCAGAAAAGTGTGACTTCCCActttccttgaatgcagcattagacaCTGTGGTGTCATATTCAGTTGACAGcgagtagcaaaatggccacccccccaACTGAGATGGTAAAAGCAGATgtattttgctgcataattcatattccacaaatcagaatgtcatatttagacaTGTCACGTGGAGCACTTCGAacataatattgtaaagaaagctTTTTGAATTACTTTCCCCTATAAAAGTACAAActatatacattttccattgaaAGTCAAGGTGGGGAGCTAGACAAGCATTCCAAATGGGAAGTTTTGCACGGGAATTTATGAGAATCAACTGATTATTAGGAGTAATTTAATGCAAAGGTACCTTTTGTCATAAGTGGTCAACCATCCAACTGCAAGAGTTTGCAGTATTAAaactgcgagcaagctttgaaTGTAGCCTCACTTCTCTAAATTGGCAAAAATAAAGGTAAGGTACAGATACCTGAAAAAACAACTAAGCTTTTTTGTGGTGATGGTTCGAGCCCTGCAGCACCGCTGACCTATATATGGACACACTCGGGGCATTGCTATAGCAATAAGAGTCGCAAATGCACCAAAAAAGAAAGATCCAATAGTTTTTGCCTGCTAGAGAAACTACGCCGGGAAAGCCCCTGTGTGATTCCGTATCTCCTCGAACAGCTTCTGGCGGGGTTTTGTCCTATTTACACACAAGAGTGCTGCTGCGTGCACCAAAGACACCATCAAATATTCAACAGTTcacatgaggaggaggaggaggaggaggatcgtGGAAGCCTGCTTCTGCTGCTACAAGAAAGTAGGTTGAGCCCAAAGCATGGCGACATGTAGGGTTGTCACAAACATGGTGCGAGCAAAGAGAATAGGCATCAGGGACATGGCTGGCAGTAGACCACCAGATCCTCACAATCCTCAAAGTGCCGTTTTAAATAGTCTTTGGTGTTTCACTTTTAGAGCACTTTTCTACCTGTTATGGCACTCAAAGTGCTTCACACTCTCGTCATTCACCCATTGACgatgcagcatcaggagcaactgggggttcgatatcttgctcaaggacactttgacatgaTCACAAGGGTCAGAGATCGAACCACAATCTCTGGGTTGGGAGGCGACCACTCTACCATTGAGTCATGCCGCCCCTTAAAAGGCCGTATCTCACTGAGGGGAGAACGTTTGCGAGTGTTGGCAAAGGTAGCGAATGCACGCTCTCGTCAGGGTTCGCAAACATTCCCTAAATGTTCTCTaaacagttttaatgttttttcttgttgcaaggaaattttgaacacgATCAAAATTGCCCGGTCTCATCAGGGTTCCTTGTTTGCAAACATTCTCTAAACTGTTTTAATGGTTCTCTAAAGGTGGTAatgtttggatgtttttttggtCGCAACTTAAGGAAAATTtgaacatgttaaaaatgttagagAACCATTAAAACTGTTTAGAGAACGTATAGGAAATCGTTGTTGACAGCTTCTGAGGAAGTTGTCAGCAGACGCCGCATCTagtgaaagtaaacaaaccCTTTTtggctttaaaaagaaaaacagaagacAAGATGAACGTAACTAGTATATGATACATTACGTCCTTGAGTGAAAACCATGATGAGAAGTCAACATTCGCCAGAGCATCGCAAATGTTTGCCCCACAGTGGGAAACAGGCTGAATAATTATCTTTTCCATACACTTTATACTTAATACAGAGGAGGCTAATTACTGTTTGTCCAT belongs to Festucalex cinctus isolate MCC-2025b chromosome 5, RoL_Fcin_1.0, whole genome shotgun sequence and includes:
- the rnf122 gene encoding RING finger protein 122 isoform X1 is translated as MHPSQWCNGCFCGLALDYTNKSCAMPPITFQDLPLNIYMVIFGTGIFVFILSLIFCCYFISKLRHQAQSERFGYREVVLKGDPKRLNVHGQTCAVCLEDFKVKDELGVLPCQHAFHRKCLVKWLEVRCVCPMCNKPIAGPPEHHSIGTLLDELV
- the rnf122 gene encoding RING finger protein 122 isoform X2; translation: MHPSQWCNGCFCGLALDYTNKSCAMPPITFQDLPLNIYMVIFGTGIFVFILSLIFCCYFISKLRHQAQSERFGYREVVLKGDPKRLNVHGTCAVCLEDFKVKDELGVLPCQHAFHRKCLVKWLEVRCVCPMCNKPIAGPPEHHSIGTLLDELV
- the rnf122 gene encoding RING finger protein 122 isoform X3; amino-acid sequence: MPPITFQDLPLNIYMVIFGTGIFVFILSLIFCCYFISKLRHQAQSERFGYREVVLKGDPKRLNVHGQTCAVCLEDFKVKDELGVLPCQHAFHRKCLVKWLEVRCVCPMCNKPIAGPPEHHSIGTLLDELV